In Fusobacterium perfoetens ATCC 29250, a genomic segment contains:
- a CDS encoding amino acid ABC transporter permease, whose translation MIKIKNLFLVTDKKISLSKFLINIFILGIIIFSVGYFSFKKIGLTLDFSFLILLKSRLIKGFLMTFYISLGSFILSSLIGIITVLFQKSNIIILKYISLLYVKFIRGTPLIMQIYLFFYIIGTAWGIENRFIAGIIILSTFEGAYISEILRGSLDSIDKSQLEIGKSVGFTKKQTFKFVIFPQLMARTMPALTGQFASIVKDSSLLSIIAIIELTQTMREISATNFKLFESYMALGLLYLVFTLPLSYISEKLERRFKYES comes from the coding sequence ATGATTAAAATAAAAAATTTATTTTTAGTTACTGATAAAAAAATATCTCTCTCAAAATTTTTAATAAATATTTTTATTTTAGGAATAATAATTTTTTCTGTTGGATATTTTTCATTTAAAAAAATAGGACTTACTCTTGATTTTAGTTTTTTAATTCTTTTAAAATCAAGATTGATAAAAGGTTTTCTTATGACTTTTTATATAAGTCTTGGAAGTTTTATTTTAAGTTCATTGATAGGTATAATTACTGTATTATTCCAAAAGTCTAATATAATTATTCTAAAATATATTTCTCTTTTATATGTAAAATTTATAAGAGGAACCCCCCTTATTATGCAAATCTATTTATTTTTCTATATAATTGGTACTGCTTGGGGAATTGAAAATAGATTTATTGCCGGAATAATAATTTTATCTACATTTGAGGGAGCATATATTTCTGAGATTTTAAGAGGTAGTTTAGATTCTATTGATAAAAGTCAATTAGAAATTGGAAAATCTGTAGGATTTACTAAAAAACAAACTTTTAAATTTGTTATTTTTCCTCAACTAATGGCTAGAACTATGCCAGCTCTTACAGGGCAATTTGCTTCTATTGTAAAAGATTCATCACTTTTATCTATAATAGCTATAATAGAATTAACTCAAACTATGAGAGAAATTTCAGCTACAAATTTTAAATTATTTGAATCTTATATGGCTTTAGGATTACTTTATCTTGTATTTACTCTTCCACTTTCATACATAAGTGAGAAACTAGAAAGGAGGTTTAAATATGAAAGTTAA
- a CDS encoding MarR family winged helix-turn-helix transcriptional regulator, whose translation MKKETFSNKISNIRYCCNSLINQELANYGFPELQSSYGAIIYTLFNYHPLTMKELAEKVQRDPSTLTVLVRKLIEKGYIKKIDNEKDSRSKLIILTEKSYKAKKVFDKISKKLNSVIWEDFSDEEIKNLCDGLEKIHKNLKTFNKLENNGR comes from the coding sequence ATGAAAAAAGAAACTTTCTCAAATAAAATCAGTAATATTAGATATTGTTGTAATTCCTTAATCAATCAAGAACTTGCTAATTATGGTTTTCCAGAATTACAATCATCTTATGGAGCAATTATCTATACTCTTTTTAATTATCATCCTCTTACTATGAAAGAATTAGCTGAAAAAGTCCAAAGGGACCCTTCAACTCTTACTGTTTTAGTTAGGAAATTAATTGAAAAAGGTTACATAAAAAAAATTGATAACGAAAAAGATTCACGTTCTAAATTAATTATACTTACTGAAAAATCATATAAAGCAAAAAAAGTTTTTGATAAAATTTCTAAAAAATTAAATAGTGTTATTTGGGAAGATTTTTCTGATGAAGAAATAAAAAATCTTTGTGATGGTTTAGAAAAAATTCATAAAAATTTAAAAACTTTTAATAAATTAGAAAATAATGGGAGGTAA
- a CDS encoding transporter substrate-binding domain-containing protein, with protein sequence MKKLLLFFILITGILFTSCGEEKKTNENKPLIVGMELAYPPFETKDSNGNPTGISVDFAKEFGKFIGKDVKIENIAWDGLIPSIQTKKVDMVISSMTITEERKNIVDFSIPYANSLLGMLINKNSPIKDAQDLNKNNITIAVKTGSTGFIYANKYLTNAKITSLADESACVTEVIQGKADVFLYDQLTIYRNWEKNQNTTKAVFIPFQNPEKWGVAVRKGDTELLNKMNEFIEKFNKEGGFDKLTEKYLSEEKENFDKLGFKWFFDLDE encoded by the coding sequence ATGAAAAAATTATTATTATTTTTTATTTTAATAACAGGAATATTATTTACAAGTTGTGGAGAAGAGAAAAAAACTAATGAAAATAAACCTTTAATTGTTGGTATGGAACTTGCATATCCTCCATTTGAAACTAAAGATTCTAATGGAAATCCTACAGGAATAAGTGTAGATTTTGCAAAAGAATTTGGGAAATTTATAGGAAAAGATGTAAAAATAGAAAATATAGCTTGGGACGGACTTATTCCATCTATTCAAACAAAAAAAGTTGATATGGTAATTTCATCTATGACTATAACAGAAGAAAGAAAAAATATAGTAGATTTTTCTATTCCTTATGCTAATTCTCTTTTAGGAATGTTAATAAATAAAAACTCTCCTATTAAGGATGCTCAAGACCTGAATAAAAATAATATAACTATAGCAGTAAAAACAGGCTCTACTGGATTTATTTATGCTAACAAATATCTAACTAATGCTAAGATAACTTCTTTAGCTGATGAAAGTGCTTGTGTTACTGAAGTTATCCAAGGAAAAGCTGATGTATTTTTATATGACCAGCTTACTATATATAGAAATTGGGAGAAAAATCAAAATACTACTAAAGCTGTATTTATCCCTTTCCAAAATCCTGAAAAATGGGGTGTTGCTGTTAGAAAAGGAGATACAGAACTTTTAAATAAAATGAATGAATTTATAGAAAAATTTAATAAAGAAGGTGGCTTTGATAAGTTAACAGAAAAATATCTATCTGAAGAAAAAGAAAACTTTGATAAATTAGGCTTCAAATGGTTCTTTGATTTAGATGAATAG
- the rimP gene encoding ribosome maturation factor RimP, with translation MSKENTNEIIGKIEKIVLPVLKEQGLELVDIEYLQEGGYFYVRIYIEFLDKEVSLDDCAKVSVAVEDDIDKIIDEKFFLEISSPGVERPLKKEKDYVRFVGNKVKVSLKHKINENKNFEGILEKFENETVFLKTNKEMLEIPFKEIRKANLVYDFKNI, from the coding sequence TTGTCAAAAGAAAATACAAATGAAATAATAGGAAAAATTGAAAAGATTGTTTTACCTGTATTGAAGGAACAAGGACTAGAATTAGTTGATATTGAATATCTTCAAGAAGGTGGATATTTTTATGTAAGAATTTATATTGAGTTCTTAGATAAAGAGGTTTCATTAGATGATTGTGCTAAGGTTAGTGTTGCAGTAGAAGATGATATTGATAAGATTATCGATGAAAAATTTTTCTTAGAAATTTCTTCTCCTGGAGTGGAAAGGCCATTAAAAAAAGAAAAAGATTATGTTAGATTTGTAGGAAACAAAGTAAAAGTAAGTTTAAAACATAAAATAAATGAAAATAAAAATTTTGAAGGAATTTTAGAAAAATTTGAAAATGAAACTGTTTTTCTTAAAACCAACAAAGAAATGTTAGAAATACCATTTAAAGAAATTAGAAAAGCTAATTTAGTATATGACTTCAAAAATATTTAA